The window caagagctagaggttgctgtgagctctgatgtgaaggcactctaccgagggcaacaacaacaacaaaaaaaatagaggggtggcgcctgtggctcagtggatagggcaccagccccataaacccagggtggctagttcaaacctggccctagccaaactgcaataaaaaaatagctggggtgaGTAGTCTCGTTTGTCGCCATGTCCTCTCATAAGACTTTCAGAATCAAGCGGTTtttggccaagaaacaaaaacaaaatcgtcCCATTCCCCAGTGGATTCGAATGAAAACTGGTAATAAAATCAGGTACAACTCGAAGAGGAGACACTGGAGAAGAACCAAGCTGGGTCTATAAGAAATTACACGAGACGGCATGTACTTATGCTGTATTACGGTCACTATCATCATCTTACCATATCAAGCTGAAAATGTCATCAGTTGAACATTTGCCACACTTCAttgggaaaatgagttttctcttcatttatgtGCTATTCCCTAATAACTTGGTGCAgtaatcccttagtaacagaatggaccaagcagaagaaaggatctccgacatcgaagacaaagcatttgaacgctcccaaactctcaaagaggaagagaaatggagagcaaaaatggatcactcactcagagagctctgggataactcaaagaaggcaaatatccgtctcataggaattcctgaaacagatgaagtggcctcactgggcgcagaggcccttctgcatgaaattatgaaagagaattttccagacatgcctagagaacctgaaattcagatagcagatagcttcagaaccccagcacgactcaaccccaataagacatcccccaggcatatcataattaacttcactaaagttaatatgaaggagaaaattctcaaagctgccaggagaaagaaatctattaccttcaaagggaagaacattagaatgactgcagatctctctgctgaaactttttaagccagaagagggtggtcatcaacgtttaatctcctcaagcaaaataactttcaaccccggatcttgtacccagctaaactgagtttcatttacgacggagaaattaaatactttaatgacatacatatgctaaagaaatttgccataactaaaccagctcttcaggatattctcagacctatcctccataataaccaacccaatcctttactacaaaagtaaactcactcagaaacttctgatcaaactctaacttccacaatggcaaaaggattaaaaatgcccactggactttcaaaaaactcaataccccaaatttcaccaaacttatcaatgctctccattaatgtgaatggcttaaactgccctctaaagagacataggttagctgactggatacaaaaactcaggccagacatttgttgcatacaagagtcacatcttaacttaaaagacaaatacagactcagggtgaaaggatggtcatccatacttcaggcaaatagtatccagaaaaaagcaggagttgcaattttatttgcggacacaataggctttaaaccaacaaaagtaaggaaggacaaaaatggtcacttcatatttgttaagggtaagactcaatatgatgagatttcaattattaatatctatgcacccaaccagaatgcacctcaatttataagagaaactctaacagacatgagcaacttgatttcctccaactctataatagtcggagattttaacactcctttggcagtgctggatcgatcctccaacaaaaagctgagcaaagaaattctagatttaaatctaaccatccagcatttagatttagctgacatctacaaaacatttcatcccaacaaaactgaatacacatacttctcatcagcccacggaacttactccagaatcgatcacatcttaggtcacaagtctaacctcagcaaatttaaaggaatagaaattattccatgcatcttctctgaccatcatggaataaaacttgacatgagtaacaacaggaatctgcatacacatacaaaaacatggaagttaaataaccttatgctgaatgatagctgggtcagagatgagatcaagaaggaaattgccaaatttctggaacaaaactacaatgaagacacgaactatcagaacctctgggacacagcaaaggcagttctacaagggaaatttatagcactgcaagcctcctcaggagaacagaaaaagaggaagtaagcaacttaatgggacatctcgagagactggaaatggaagaacaatccaaccccaaatccagtaaaagaaaagaaataaccaaaatcagagcagaactaaatgaaattgaaaacaaaagaataatacaacagatcaataaatcaaaaagctggtttttctgaaaaggtcaacaaaatagataaacctttggccaacctaatcaggaaaaaaagagtaaaatctctaatctcatcaatcagaaataacacagatgaaataacaacagactcctcagaaatccaaaaaatccttaatgaatattacaagaaactatactctcagaaatacgaaaatctgaaggaaatcgaccgttacttggaaacacgtcaccttccaagatttaatcaaaaacaagtggaaatgttgaacaggcccatatcaagttcagaaatatcatcaaccatacaaaatctccccaaaaagaaaagcccgggaccagatggtttcacgtcagaattctaccaaacctttaaagaggaactagtacctatactactcaacctgttccaaaaggtagaaaaagaaggaagactacccaacacattctatgaagcaaacatcaccctgatccccaaaccaggaaaagacccaacaagaaaagaaaattatagaccaatatcactaatgaatatagatgcaaaaatattcaacaagattctaacaaacagaatccagcaacatatcaaacaaatcatacatcatgaccaagtcggttttatcccagggtctcaaggctggttcaatatacgtaaatctataaatgtaatccagcacataaacaaattaaaaaacaaagaccatatgattctctcaatcgatgcagaaaaagcttttgataacatccaacatccattcatgattagaacacttaagaaaattggtatagaagggacatttcttaaactgatagaggccatctacagcaaacccacagccaatatcatattgaatggagttaaattggaatcatttccacttagatctggaaccagacaaggctgcccattgtctccattgctctttaacattgtaatggaagttttagccaccacaattagggaagaaaaggcgatcaagggtatccacatagggtcagaagagatcaaactttcactcttcgcagatgatatgattgtatatctggaaaatactagggactctactacaaaactcttagaagtgattaaggaatacagcagcgtctcaggttacaaaatcaacattcataaatcggtagcctttatatataccaacaatagtcaagttgaaaaaacaattaaggactctatcccattcacagtagtgccaaagaagatgaaatacttgggagtttatctaacaaaggacgtgaaagatctatataaagagaactatgaaactctaagaaaagagatagctgagaatgttaacaaatggaaaaatataccatgctcatggttgggaagaatcaacattgttaaaatgtccatactacccaaagcaatatataatttcaatgcaatccccattaaagctccactgtcatactttaaagatcttgagaaaaaatacttcgttttatttggaatcagaaaaaacctcgaatagccaacacattactcaaaaataaaaacaaagcaggaggaatcacgctaccagacctcagagtatactacaaattgatagtgatcaaaacagtatggtactggcacaaaaacagagaagtagatgtctggaacagaatagagaaccaagagatgaatccagctacttaccgttatttaatctttgacaagccaattaaaaacattcagtggggaaaagattccctatttaacaaatggtgctgggtgacctggctggcaacctgtagaagactgaaactggacccacacctctcaccattaaccaagatagactctcactggattaaagatttaaacctaagacatgaaactataaaaatactagaagagagtgtagggaaaactcttgaagaaattgggttgggcgagttttttatgagaaagaccccctgggcaattgaagctgcttcaaaaatgcactattgggacttgatcaaactaaaaagcttctgcatagccaagaacacagtaagtaaagcaagcaaacagccttcagaatgggagaagatatttgcaggttatgtctccgacaaaggtttaataaccagaatccacagagaactcaaacacattagcaagaaaagaacaagggatcccattgcaggctgggcaagggacttgaagagaaacttctctgaagaagacaggcgcatggccttcagacatatgaaaaaatgctcatcatctttaatcatcagagaaatgcaaatcaaaactactttgagatatcatctgactccagtgagactagcctatatcacaaaatcccaagaccagagatgttggcgtggatgtggagaaaagggaacacttttgcactgctggtgggaatgtaaattaatacattccttttggaaagagatatggagaacacttaaagatctaaaaatagatctgccattcaatcctgtaatccccctactgggcagaagaccaaaaatcacaccataacaaagatatttgtataagaatatttattgcagccctattcataattgctaagtcatggaaaaagcccaagtgcccatcgatccacgaatggatcaataaattgtggtatatgtacaccatggaatattatgcagccttaaagaaagatggagactttacctctttcatgtttacatggatggagctggaacacattcttcttagtaaagtgtctcaagaatggaagaaaaagtacccaatgtactcacccttattatgaaactaatgtaggaccttcacatgaaagctatatcccagttataacctaagaatagggagaaaggggaaagggaggggagggagggagaagaagggggattaatgggattacacctgcggtgcatcttacaagggtatatgtgaatcctagtaaatgtggaatgtagaggtcttagcaaaataactaagaaaatgctacaaaagctatgttaactaatgtgatgaaaatgtgtcaaacgatatatgaaccaagtgtatggtgccccatgatcatactaatgtacacagctatggtttaataaaaaaataaaaaataaataaaataaaataaaataaaataaaatagctgggcattgcggcgagcacctgtagtcccagctactcgggaggctgaggcaagagaatcacctaagcccaggagatggaggttgctgtgagctgtgtgacaccacggcactctaccaagggtgacaaagtgagactgtgtctctacaaaaaaaagaaaaagaaagaaagaaaacttaaaagttagtgaaagataaaacaaatcagTGGAACAAAATAGGGTCCAGCAGCAAACTCAGACAATGTTATCACTTTTATGATGAAGCTGATACTACAATATGGTAgggaaagaacagtctcttcaatatacatatatagttgTCTATCCATGtggggaaaaaaacttaaaaaactgaTCTTGACCCCTACTTTCCAGCatgaacaaaagaacaaacacaaaacaaaatccaaaataattatAGATCTTTATGTAAAGGATAAACAGTGGTGCTTCTGCAAGAAATGATAGTATATCTTTGTGACTTTGAGGCAGGTAAAAATTTCCTAACTAGAACGTAGTAAGTActaactacaaagaaaaagatagataCATTTGAACATGTTAAAGACTTTCGTTCTTCACATACGCCATTGTAAGAGTGAAAAACATGCcacacaggtggcgcctgtggctcagtaagtagggcgccaaccccatataccgagggtgccaggttcaaatctggccccagccaaactgcaacaaaataaatagcccgacgttatggcaggtgcctgtagtcccagctacttgggagaatgaggcaagcaaatcagctaagcccaggagctagaggttgctgtgagctgtgataccatagctctctactgagggcgacaaagtaagaccgTCTCAAATTAGGAAAAGATACATGTAACCAACTAAGCCCTTATATCCAGACTAtatacaaaactttaaaaatctgtaACTGAGTAGAAAAATGaccaaaagacttgaacagatacTTTAAAAACACTCACATGGCCAGTAAGTATAAAGGTACTCATCTCATTAGTCATAGAGGAAACAAAGTAAAACTACCTTGAGGTACTACTTACTACTACCACCATGACATCCACCTAAATGGCTAAAAACTATGTATTtctgtgggaatgtaaattgataGAACCACTTTagaaaagttttaattatttacttaaaCTGATTGCACTTACACCTTAAGGCCCAGATCCTAGTTATATGCCCAACAGAATGTACACAAAGATGTGTAaaagaatgtttacagcagcactattcataatcgCCAAAAATGAGCAGCACAGTCTCTATCAAGAGAATAAACACACACAGTGTGATATACACAGTTAACAATACACGGCATCATAAATCAACTACAGCATGCAAGAAAAACATGGTTTCAGTTTCACAAGCATAATGACTGAAGGAATTTGAACATATAGTTCATATGGTATGATTCTATTCTtatgaaattcaaaaataaaacttatttatgCTATCAGAAATTAGTATAGTGGGTGCAGTGACGCAAACCTGTAATCTCTTGGGAggctaggcaggaggatcagatgggcccaggagttcaaggctgcagtgagctatgatcacaccactgcactctagctaggcaacagagcaagaccccatctctcaaaaaacagaaaaaaatactgtgtgGTACTGGAGAAGGAACACAAgatcaacagaacagaatagagtttAGAAACTGATCTGCACAAATATGCTTAgctgatttttgaaaaatattatattttatgatattaatAAATTGATAAAGTAATCTTAATCTATTGATAAGTAATCTTTATCAATAGATTATATCTTTCAAAATGTATGCATCCACATTTAGTTGGTGAAACTGTaaaggtttaatttttaaaatggcttttgATGCAAAGCACTTATAAAGCCAGTATACCAGTATCAGATTTTTAGCAAGTTCAGAATGTGAATCaccattctattttgtttttcagatttgtCACTTTGAGTTTATCTCTGATAATTGATCGTATATTTTTTGGCCAAGtaagtaaaaatatattaagttaaagatatttttgctttgggcggcacctgtggctcagttggtagggtgccggccccatatgctgagggtgacgggttcaggcccggcccggccaaactgcaaccaaaaaatagccgggcgttgtggcgggcgcctgtggtcccagctgctcgggaggctgaggcaggagaatcgcttgagcccagtagtgggaggttgtgtgagctgtgtgaggccacggcactctaccgagggccatgaagtgggaccctgtctctacaaaaaaaaaaaagatatttttgctttaaCCATTTATTTCAACTGAAAGCTCAACATGGATTTTCGATCCATTAATATTTTGGAACAGAggcaaatcatttttttttttaaatgatataagatacattaaaaaagatatgtagagggcggcgcctgtggctcaaggagtagggcgccagtcccatatgccagaggtggcgggttcaaacccagccccggccaaaaaaaagatatgtagaCGCCCAGTGCCggtagcccagtggttacagcaccagccacatgcaccgaggctggcaggttcaagccccatCCCGGCCcagcaaaaacaataacaactgcaacaaaaaatagccaggcactatggtgggcacctgtaatcccagctacttgggaggctgaggcaagagaatcacttaagcccaagagttcaaggttgccatgagctgtgacacagtggcactctaccaagggtaacataatgagaccctgtggctcagtgagtaaggcgccagccacatataccgagggtggcgggttcaaacccagccccggctgaactgcaaccaaaaaatagccgggcgttgtggcgggcgcctgtaatcccagctgcttgggaggctgaggcaggagaatcgcggaagcccaagagctagaggttgctgtgagtcctgtgtacatcatggcactctactgaaggcggtaaggtgagactctgtctctacaaaaaaaaaaaaagatatctagAATACACCTCTGGTTCAGTTTATTGTATACATAACAAAACTGTATGTATCTTAGTTGATACTGAAGAGTCCATtgttactttttgagacagagtgagctcaggcaatccacccacctcagcctcccagagtgtttaggattacaagcctgagccacagcaGTTACCTGCTACTTTTGTTGCTGTCTTTACCATCTGCTTTGTGCTATCATTCAAATTGTAACGTTTCAAAGCTTTATCTTAATGTGTGACTTTATAAAGTACTAGagttaatttttaatatacatgCCACACATATAttctcataaaaattattttttagtgactggccatggtggctcatgcctgtaatcctaacattctgggaggccaaggcaggtgaattgcttgagctcacaagttcgagaccagcctgagcaagagtaagactccgtctctactaaaaataaaaggaaaaaaaaaactagccaggcattgtagtgggcacctatagtcccagccacttgggaggttaaggcaagaggatcacttgagcccaagagtttgaggttgctgtgaactacggtgatgccatagcattctacccagagtaacagagtaagactctttttttttttttttttttttgtagagacggagtcttactttatggccctcggtagagtgccgtggcctcacacagctcacagcaacctccaactcctgggcttaagcgattctcttgcctcagcctcccgagtagctgggactacaggcgccctccacaacacccggctattttttggttgcagttcggcgggggccgggtttgaacccgccaccctcggtatatggggccggcgccttactgactgagccacaggcgccgcccagagagtAAGacttttgtctccaaaaaaaaattgttttttactaTCCTCTTTATCTCTAATTGAATGTAAACTTATCTTgacaaaatataaacatttcaaaatgaatCTCAAATTAACAAAGAATACATGAAaacttagagaagaaaaaaattaaggatttctgggggcagcgcccgtggctcaaatgagtagggcgcaggccccatatgctggaggtggcgggttcaaacccagccccagccaaaaactgcaaaaaataaataaataaaataaaacaaattaaggaTTTCATATAGTCACTAATCAAAAGTATTAATGTAAATATTGTCTGGTTTTAGACTTCAGTCCTGATTTAATGCAAAGATTTTGTCAATTTCCAGATTAATACTTGAcactaaatatatttctatttctttttccttcaactGTTCCAGTGGACCATGGttcagtttaattttttgaaatttaacgTACTGCAGAATTTGGGAACATTTTATGGTTCCCATCCATGGCATTGGTACTTCAGTCAAGGATTTCCCGTTGTTGTGGGAACTCATTTGCCCTTCTTTATTCATGGCTGCTTTCTAGCACCAAAGAGATACAGGATACTTTTGTtgactgtgctatggacactgcTAGTTTATAGGTAAGATTTTATTTGTTCaaattgttattttgtttaatgttaccaagaaattaaattaattaaattcttcACAAAGTAAACTATTTAGCTTTTAGAGATGCATTAACTTGCATTTAGCTTTCAGAGATGCATTAATTTGTTAGTGGGGATTATCTTAGAAGACAGAAGTAGTAGTAATTGTGCAGATATTCAGAATAAGTATTGTACTTTAAATATGTGATTTGCTTAATAaagattatattaaatttttaagaagttGAACCAATTTTATTTGGCTTAAAAAACACACagagaattaaaacaaattaaggttgatttagggggaaaaaacacAGCAACTACTGAAATTTTAAGCATCAAGGGACCAAAGAAAtactattctaaaattaaaaatatatatatcattattCCAAACTTGAGTGATATCATTTACTTGGATTGGAAATAGAAATCCCTTTTTTCAAATGTAATTGTACTTTATAATTTCACACTGACATCAGTGTTATGATTAGTTTTAGCACACCATAATCACTTTGTAACTAAAATAATGAGACTCCTTCTAATTTCTGCAGCAGGAAATCCAgtctcaataattaaaaaaaatagattatgttaattatatcttaaaatatattaatttctcaaactatcatataaaataatacctaacattttcttttaaatatctttttcattATAGCATGTTGAGCCACAAAGAATTCAGGTTTATCTATCCAATTTTACCATTTTGTATGGTATTCTGTGGTAagtatttaaactttttatacaGAAATAGTTAAAAGACAATTAATA is drawn from Nycticebus coucang isolate mNycCou1 chromosome 6, mNycCou1.pri, whole genome shotgun sequence and contains these coding sequences:
- the LOC128587332 gene encoding 60S ribosomal protein L39, with amino-acid sequence MSSHKTFRIKRFLAKKQKQNRPIPQWIRMKTGNKIRYNSKRRHWRRTKLGL